In the genome of Cryptomeria japonica chromosome 8, Sugi_1.0, whole genome shotgun sequence, one region contains:
- the LOC131066312 gene encoding probable UDP-arabinopyranose mutase 2 — MAGPAPTPLLKDELDIVIPTIRNLDFLEMWRPFFEQYHLIIVQDGDPTKVINVPKGFDYELYNRNDINRILGPKASCISFKDSACRCFGYMVSKKKYIYTIDDDCFVAKDPSGKDINALEQHIKNLLCPSTPFFFNTLYDPYREGADFVRGYPFSLRHGTSTAVSHGLWLNIPDYDAPTQLVKPRERNTRFVDAVLTIPKGTLFPMCGMNLAFDRELIGPAMYFGLMGDGQPIGRYDDMWAGWCVKVICDHLGLGVKTGLPYIWHSKASNPFVNLKKEYKGIFWQEEIIPFFQSATLPKECTTVQQCYIELSKQVKDKLAKVDPYFQKLGDAMVTWIEAWDELNPPKKEENGVTNVPASSSK; from the exons ATGGCAGGCCCGGCTCCCACCCCTCTGCTCAAGGATGAGCTTGATATAGTGATACCCACGATTAGGAACTTAGATTTTCTGGAGATGTGGAGGCCATTTTTTGAGCAATACCATTTGATCATAGTGCAGGATGGGGATCCAACCAAAGTTATCAATGTGCCCAAGGGCTTCGATTACGAGCTCTACAACAGGAACGACATCAATAGGATCCTCGGCCCCAAGGCCTCCTGCATCTCCTTCAAGGACAGTGCTTGCCGCTGCTTCGGTTACATGGTCTCCAAGAAGAAGTACATTTACAccattgatgatgattgcttt GTTGCTAAAGATCCGTCCGGGAAGGACATAAATGCCCTGGAACAGCACATAAAGAACTTGCTATGCCCCTCAACGCCGTTTTTCTTCAATACCCTGTACGATCCATACAGGGAGGGAGCGGATTTTGTTCGCGGATACCCTTTCAGTCTGCGCCATGGAACGTCCACTGCTGTTTCTCATGGTCTCTGGCTTAATATACCTGACTATGATGCACCCACTCAGCTCGTTAAACCCCGGGAGCGTAATACCAG GTTTGTCGATGCGGTTCTTACAATTCCAAAGGGCACATTGTTCCCTATGTGTGGGATGAATTTGGCCTTCGATCGTGAGTTGATTGGTCCTGCAATGTATTTTGGTCTAATGGGCGATGGCCAGCCCATTGGTCGCTACGATGACATGTGGGCAGGCTGGTGTGTTAAG GTGATATGCGACCATTTGGGTTTGGGTGTGAAGACAGGATTGCCATACATTTGGCACAGTAAGGCGAGTAACCCATTTGTCAATTTGAAGAAAGAGTACAAGGGAATATTTTGGCAGGAGGAGATAATTCCCTTTTTCCAATCAGCAACCCTTCCCAAAGAGTGCACAACTGTGCAGCAATGCTATATTGAGCTGTCAAAGCAAGTCAAAGATAAGCTTGCTAAAGTAGATCCATACTTTCAGAAGCTAGGAGATGCAATGGTCACATGGATTGAGGCTTGGGATGAGCTCAACCCCcctaaaaaggaggaaaatggagttaCCAATGTTCCAGCTAGCTCATCTAAGTAG